TTATACTTTGATCCTTTAACAAAGTTAGACATCCTAAAGTAAAAAAAAGAGCTGCTCTACTACAGAACAACCCTTAAAACATTTGATAGCCGCGTACGCGAAGCATCCTTATTGCAATACCTGCTATTATCGCTCCAACCAAACCGCTTGATAAAATGAGTATATCTACGAGTTTTAACGAGATTAGATCATTACCTAAAGCACTAAAAGATGCTCCCGGCGATAAAATATAATCAAAAAAACGCACATTATCTATTATGGCAATAACAATAAGCGGATAAACAACCGCCATTATCCACGTAGACCGTAATATCATATTTAAAAGAAATCCAATACCGAAAAATAAAAGTAAAAACAACATCATTGAAATAATCAATTGAGGAAGGCTTCCTATGCCGCTCATTCTCTTTCACCCCCAAAACATTGTAAGTGTACAGAAAGATGATTCCATCGTCAACTTTTCACCCTTTTTCATTATACACAATAGATATGGCTAAACTGTGAAGCAACTTTAATTGTATCGAAAATACTTGGTTCATTGCTTTTTCTAATTTTTTTGATAGTATGAAGCAATTTTATAATGCTATTTTGATTATCAAAAACGAACATTATATCGATTGTAGCGGAAGGCGGCGTCTCCTGCGGGATAAGCTTGAGCCGAAGACCCCGCAGGCAGCTTGCTGCCGAGGAGGCATAAGCCAAGCCTGCGGCAAAGAAGACACTACGAGAACGAGTTGGAGTAGATCGCGCTTGTGCCCCGAAGGTGAAAGCGTCCGCCTGAAGCGAAAATCGTACGAAAACGAGGGGTTTTATATAATGTTCGTTTATAATGATGTAGAAATGAATGATGAAATTGATTTATAACAAAAATTTGTCGAAAAACGAAGCGCAAGGTCATTTGTACTTCCTTACGTGGAAATTACATAAATCTTATATTTTAATAACAAGATAATAACGTTAGAAAAACTTGGCTTGCCGCCAAGTCCTTAATGGCGGGAGTCGTAGTTTTGCTTATACTTTTATCCTTTAACAAAGTTAAATATTCCTAAACTACAAAAAAAGGCTCTGCAACATCCAATCATTTGCAGAGCCATGTTCCTTTTTTAAAATGGGTTTTTCCCTTTTTTTAGCGTTAGACCGACTCCGCCCAAAATCCAAAGGTAGCGGTTGTCAATCATTTTCTTCATAAAGTTAGCGGATGTTCCAAAGAGTTTTTTATTACCGACAACGCCGATTGCTTCTTTGCCACCTAGAGAAGCAACAGTCCCTTTAATGTCCGGTTTAAATTCTTTTAACTTATCCTCTTTTATGAGGGCTTTCAAGTTAGCTGCTACAGTTTCAGCTTGCTGCATGGCAATCTGAGCTGTAGGCGGGAAAGGCCGCTC
This DNA window, taken from Alteribacillus bidgolensis, encodes the following:
- a CDS encoding YuiB family protein, whose protein sequence is MSGIGSLPQLIISMMLFLLLFFGIGFLLNMILRSTWIMAVVYPLIVIAIIDNVRFFDYILSPGASFSALGNDLISLKLVDILILSSGLVGAIIAGIAIRMLRVRGYQMF